The Serratia rhizosphaerae genome has a segment encoding these proteins:
- a CDS encoding DsbA family protein, whose protein sequence is MSNVTLHYVYDPLCGWCYGAAPLVKAAQTIPGLAIALHGGGMLTGGNRRQITPEWRNYVIPQDKRIAELTGQPFGDAYFNGLLCDNTAVMDSEPPTTAILAAQQLAGRGLDMLHLVQRAHYQEGRRIADLPVLEALARELGLPSAPFIAEMRFNRGAPTAQHIAESRAFLAKVHGQGFPTFALQDSNGDLHTIAAGNYLDNVAGWKEILSSAAALA, encoded by the coding sequence ATTACGTGTATGATCCGCTGTGCGGCTGGTGCTACGGCGCTGCCCCGCTGGTCAAGGCGGCGCAGACCATCCCCGGATTGGCCATCGCCCTGCATGGCGGCGGCATGCTGACCGGCGGCAACCGCCGTCAAATCACCCCGGAATGGCGCAACTATGTCATTCCGCAGGATAAACGCATCGCCGAACTCACCGGGCAGCCCTTCGGCGACGCCTATTTCAACGGCTTGCTGTGCGACAACACGGCAGTCATGGACTCCGAACCGCCGACAACCGCGATCCTCGCGGCACAGCAGCTGGCCGGCCGGGGACTGGATATGCTGCACCTGGTGCAACGGGCGCACTACCAGGAAGGGCGGCGCATCGCCGATTTACCGGTGCTGGAAGCGCTGGCGCGCGAACTGGGGCTGCCTTCGGCGCCGTTTATCGCCGAGATGCGTTTTAACCGCGGCGCCCCTACCGCCCAGCATATCGCTGAAAGCCGGGCCTTCCTCGCCAAAGTGCACGGCCAGGGGTTCCCGACCTTCGCCCTGCAGGACAGCAACGGCGATCTGCATACCATTGCGGCAGGCAACTATCTGGACAACGTTGCAGGCTGGAAGGAAATACTGAGCAGCGCCGCCGCCTTAGCGTAA